AGCCAGATGAGATGGAGCAAGATTTTAGTCCCATcccagagaagaaataaaactccTCTGGAGGATGCCATGTGGGTTTTTGTTGTGGGCTCTGTGAAGGCTCTTAATGGACCTAGAGTGAAAAATAGAGGTCACTTTGTCTCAGAGAGACTCAAGAGTTTAGGAGAtgaaaaaatttttaaagacaaagtCTCTTGGGGAATCTCAGCctagaaaaatgtttcaggaagaagaaattgcACATCTGCATGAATTCTGTCCTTGTGTTTCAGCTCAATCTGTCGGTTTATTGTGAGTGAAGTGTCCAACACCTGCACCTTCTGCAGTGATGTCTCCCCAGAGGCCAAGTCCACCTTTGCCAGCTTTGACATCCTGGTGGATGTGACAGATCACACAGGCACCCTGCACTCCTGTTACCTGTCTGACTGTGTCGCTGAGGAAACCCTGGGCTGCACAGTGAGGAGGGAATTGGGCTGTTCTtactgagctcagctctggagccTGATGAGAATTATAAATATCTGTAgatgttctgtgtgtgtgtgtgcaagagTGACAGAaatgggatggatggatggatggatggatggatggatggatggatggatggatggatggatggatggatggatggatggatggatggatggatggatggatggatggatggatggatggatggatggatggatggatggatggatggatggatggatggatggatggatggatggatggatggatggatggatggatggatggatggatggatggatggatggatggatggatggatggatggatggatggatggatggatggatggatggatggatggatggatggatggatggatggatggatggatggatggatggatggatggatggatggatggatggatggatggatggatggatggatggatggatggatggatggatggatggatggatggatggatggatggatggatggatggatggatggatggatggatggatggatggatggatggatggatggatggatggatggatggatggatggatggatggatggatggatggatggatggatggatggatggatggatggatggatggatggatggatggatggatggatggatggatggatggatggatggatggatggatggatggatggatggatggatggatggatggatggatggatggatggatggatggatggatggatggatggatggatggatggatggatggatggatggatggatggatggatggatggatggatggatggatggatggatggatggatggatggatggatggatggatggatggatggatgcagtGTCTGACAAGCTGGAAATCAGCAGATGCCAACAGGAATTGTATTCAGTGTACGAGTAACCCCAATTcagaacactgcttttctgaGAACGTGGCTGGAAATCCCTAACTCTGATTTTCCAACACCCTGCAATTTATCTGGTTAATGTGACTGTCTTGGGGCACATATCACACCAAGCTctatgttaaaataaaaaaaatacagctttgaaatgtataaaaatatgtaagGTGTTCTTGTCAGCATCATTCTGTTGTGGAGATGTTTTAACTACGTGCTGAAGTGTTCTGTGTGTCCTGATAACAGGTGCAGGAATTCCTCATGCTGGAAGAAGACCAGAAGACTGCACTGAAATGGCAACTCCTCTTGGAACGAAGCAAGATTTACTTCAAAGTTAGTATTTCATGTTTAATTCAAAACAGAGactgtttttcacttttaaacTTGTCCTTTTGGGCAAAATTCTTCTTAATCTCCCATCtcccctgtctctgtccctaTTTCCAGGACAAAATGAAAGTGTTTGACTTCAGCAGTGACATAAATGTGTACTCACACaggaaataatgcaaataaatctgTCAAACACGCTGTGTGACATCTGAAAATACTCTCTGTCAAGGTGCTGTGATAACAAAGATCCTAAATTATTCTTCCAGGTCACTTCATCACCCAATTGGAGAACTGGATTAAAAGTGAATCTTCTTTCCTGCAAACTGGCAGATCCTGTAGAGGCAAGCCAGAGCTTGTTGGGAAGAGACTGGAATTATTAATAAATGCTAGGAAAGATTTCCTTCACTCTGCTGTTAGAGATGGACTTCTGCTGTTCTTGGATTTTGCCAAGTCTGTTCTGATGGTAAAGAAGTGCACATTACAATGCATTACAAAGCCTTCTAAGTGGGCTTCTGAGTTCATATTTTGGGGGGATTGTACTTTTAAATGTGTACTTGGGCCTCAGCTTAAAAGTTTTAATTCTACCAAATTCAACCCCTTTTAAGGGGGCTGGAAGGTTTCCTCACTCAGCTGAGATCtttgaaaaaatcagaaataatatATAGGTCACAAGAGATCTGTTGAACTGCTGTGGTTTtaactgctttgctgcttttgtgttaaagaaataaaaactccCCTTGAAACACTGCCTGGGTTTGTGGCCAAACATGGAGCTGTGGGCAACAGCGGGGCTGATTCTCTTTGGGCAGACTGAGTCTAATTAGAGCAGAGTAATCAATTAGCAGTGACTTCTGACAAGCAAAAACCAAACTGAGGCTGCAAGCAGGACTCTGTTCACCAAAGCTGGATTTACATAACCCAGGTATGTATATTGTGCctttctccatttattttttccccgATTTTTAACAGATTCCTGTCTGTATCTTCCTCTCTTGCTGGTGTATTTGCCACATTCTCACTTTCTGAGCACTATGGGACTGTTTCAAACAGAGGGggatccccagccctgctctggcaaAGGTTTTGTTAGGCCAGGATCTGTTAGGCCAGAACTGGGATCCCCCTGGTGCCCTCCCTACCCTTTAAAGCGACGTGGCACAGAGAAAAGCACCACAGAACAGGAAATCCTGACCAGCAATCCCAGATGGCATCCCTGACTCATGGGTGGGAATAAAAGATCCCAGAaatgctgccagtgctgggtcaCGACATCCCTCTTGTAGCAATAAACAATTCAACATTTTCCAGCCATAACAATTCCCGTTCTGAAGGGAATGTTTCCAATAACTCTTAATCCCAACTCTGTCAATACCCAGGGCTGGAGAGCAAACTGCAAATgatgccctgctgctgctgccagagaaTGTTtgacaggcagcaggaaatGCAAACAGTACAGACACTTCAATTCCATCCTTCCTCTTCCAGATCTGTTCACCctaaagtattttaattctgaagaaattctaaaaaaatcctttaatttcttctccCAGTGTGGTGTGCAGCACCCTggaccctgctgctctcacagagctgcttctctttggaagacaggatttttctctgtgaaactCCCAGCTTTTAAAACCAAAGCTTTTCCTAGCAGTTATTAAGATCTGGCTCTGATAAATCGAAGTATTTAACTTTCGTGCTTTgcatttatgtaaaaaaaaaaaaaaaaaaaaaaaaaaccaggggggggggggggggggggggggggggggggggggggggggggggggggggggggggggggggggggggggggggggggggggggggggggggggggggggggggggggggggggggggggggggggggggggggggggggggggggggggggggggggggggggggggggggggggggggggggggggggggggggggggggggggggggggggggggggggggggggggggggggggggggggggggggggggggggggggggggggggggggggggggggggggggggggggggggggggggggggggggggggggggggggggggggggggggggggggggggggggggggggggggggggggggggggggggggggggggggggggggggggggggggggggggggggggggggggggggggggggggggggggggggggggggggggggggggggggggggggggggggggggggggggggggggggggggggggggggggggggggggggggggggggggggggggggggggggggggggggggggggggggggggggggggggggggggggggggggggggggggggggggggggggggggggggggggggggggggggggggggggggggggggggggggggggggggggggggggggggggggggggggggggggggggggggggggggggggggggggggggggggggggggggggggggggggggggggggggggggggggggggggggggggggggggggggggggggggggggggggggggggggggggggggggggggatttttgtaaaaaaaaaaaaaaaaaaaaaaatccatctgttTTTGTTAGCAACGAGCCTGTGCAACCTTTGAAAATCTTAAGTTTTGATGTTTGCATGGggaggattttttaaattatattttacaaCTTGCTCTGTTGAATTGAAAGAGAACTCACTGTCATGCAAACTGGGGAGTGCTGGATCAGCTGGAGTTGGGAACTGGGGAAAGTTACCCAGCATGGCTTTTAGCAGCTGGAAATACTTACAACTCCAACTGCTGCAGTTACAGTTTTactaaaaatacattgaaatcGCTCAAAAGACAAGTTTGGTGGTGATCTTTACACATATGCTTCTTTATTCTTGATCCTTTTGCattatttcactttttgaaCATATTTAAAGCTCAGTTTAGGAAAAACCAATCTGCCAAACATCTGGCACACTTCACCCCTTGTAGTGGGAGGAAAAGCCATCCTCCTTTAATCTGTATGTTTGAAAAAAGCCGGGAGGAATAACGAAACTAATcgaaaaaaatcaaacatctTTCTCTTGTAGAGGAAACTCTTTGTGAAGCTGCAATTCTTCATTTAGGGCTGCACATCTACACATACACCTTTGATTTCCCACAGCATGGCAGAGCCTTAGCTCCTACATCATCCTTTGAATTGTTTTGAtcagtggtttttgttttaaggCAATACATTGGCAAAACTCAAAGCATCAGCAGAAGAGAAGCACACACAGAAGGACATTCCCCTCCCCAGTATCTCCACTGCCAGTTATGGTTTCGGAAGTAAATTTTGGAATCTGGAGCTTCTGGCTGGACTGGACTCCGGGTTCGCTGAAGCCTTCACGGAAATGGAGGAAATGGAAATCAAACCCCTTTTGGGCTGCCGGGCTCCGCGCCCTGCGCCACCGTGAACTTCATGGTCACCACGTCCCTGATCCCTGCCTCGATCTCATCGTTGGCCTCCACGGCCCCGACTCCTTTGGGAGACCCCGTGAGAATCAAGTCCCCTTCTTCCAAGGTGAATATGTGGCTGATGTAGCTGATCAGGTAAGGGATGGAGAAGATCATGGAGGAGGTGTccccctcctgcctcagctTCCCGTTCACCTTCAGCCATATCTGCAGCTTGTGCGGGTCCGGGATCTTCTCCTTGGGCACGAAGTCACTGACCGGGCAGGACGAGCCGAACCCTTTGGCCAGAGTCCAGGGCAGCCCGTTCTTTTTGCAGCGCTCCTGCGTGTCGCGGGCCGTCATGTCCAGGCACAGGGCATAGCCCGCCACGTGCTGCATGGCCGCGTCCTGCGGCACGGCGCGGGCCCTGCGGCCGATCACCACCCCCAGCTCCACCTCGTGGTGCAGGTTCCGGCAGTAGTAGGGCCGCACGATGGGCGATCCCTCCCGCACGTAGGCCGAGGAAGGCTTGAGGAAGAAGAGCGGCTCAGCGGGCAGGGCGCTGCCCATCTCCTTGGCGTGCTCCGCGTAGTTGCGCCCCACGCACACGATGTTCCTGCCCCACTCCCAAAATCGGGACAGCTGCTTGGAGTTGGCCATGACCGCCCTTGCCGCGTCCTtgcgcggcggggggggggggggggggggggggggggggggggggggggggggggggggggggggggggggggggggggggggggggggggggggggggggggggggggggggggggggggggggggggggggggggggggggggggggggggggggggggggggggggggggggggggggggggggggggggggggggggggggggggggggggggggggggggggggggggggggggggggggggggggggggggggggggggggggggggggggggggggggggggggggggggggggggggggggggggggggggggggggggggggggggggggggggggggggggggggggggggggggggggggggggggggggggggggggggggggggggggggggggggggggggggggggggggggggggggggggggggggggggggggggggggggggggggggggggggggggggggggggggggggggggggggggggggggggggggggggggggggggggggggggggggggggggggggggggggggggggggggggggggggggggggggggggggggggggggggggggggggggggggggggggggggggggggggggggggggggggggggggggggggggggggggggggggggggggggggggggggggggggggggggggggggggggggggggggggggggggggggggggggggggggggggggggggggggggggggggggggggggggggggggggggggggggggggggggggggggggggggggggggggggggggggggggggggggggggggggggggggggggggggggggggggggggggggggggggggggggggggggcaccgccCCAGCTTCGCGCTTGCATTTCGGGCCTAACTCCTCCAAGGCTCTCTAGGAAGTCTCCCCAGGTGGTTTTGCATCGCTCGGGTTGTAAGACGCGGC
This genomic stretch from Ficedula albicollis isolate OC2 chromosome 14, FicAlb1.5, whole genome shotgun sequence harbors:
- the FAHD1 gene encoding acylpyruvase FAHD1, mitochondrial, with protein sequence MANSKQLSRFWEWGRNIVCVGRNYAEHAKEMGSALPAEPLFFLKPSSAYVREGSPIVRPYYCRNLHHEVELGVVIGRRARAVPQDAAMQHVAGYALCLDMTARDTQERCKKNGLPWTLAKGFGSSCPVSDFVPKEKIPDPHKLQIWLKVNGKLRQEGDTSSMIFSIPYLISYISHIFTLEEGDLILTGSPKGVGAVEANDEIEAGIRDVVTMKFTVAQGAEPGSPKGV